TAGTTTTATGTAATAGGAATTTGTGGTTATCTTCTTAGTTTTATGTAATAGGAGTGCAAGACACTTTTTGATTTCCAGAAATAGAACCCatatatattgatattaatattgTGAGTTTATATAGAGATTcaatataaagttatatatccATAATCTGTGTTTACTTCCTAAATTCTTCTATTGTCTTGCTACTGGATTGATTATTATAAGATTGTCTTGAGTTGCAGTAGGAGTATTTGCTTGGTTGGAAGTTGTGGTGCATTGGCTGTGTTGCTATGAACCTTTTTGTAGGTAGAGATTATTTGAATGACAGCAAGAGTCTTGTTGAAAGAAAAGCGATTCAGATACTTATCAATGAATGTTAGAATTAGGACAGTTGTCCTCAATATCCTCTGTTTTTTTTGAATAAGAGATGAGTTTCTAACAAATGATATCAGAGTAGTAGATCTGGCGAGAAAGACAAATTGAGATAACGACAACGATCGAAAAAGTGAAGAGTCGCCAAAAATGGTCACCATGGAGTCTTGAATCATCATCggttaaaaaaaagaagttgaCAAGTGCATGTCAAGAATGTGgctaaacaaagaaaaataaaagaaaaaaaagatggaaAAGAAAACGAAACGACGACGaagatgtgaaaaaaaaaaatttacaaaagagAGATGACgaagagaagaaagaataaGATAGGAAGGAGAGaagtaacaaaatttaaaaaaaaagtagggACATAGGACAGTTGGCTTGGAgaagaaaataggaaaattaaaacaaaaagcaaaGTGGGTGGCAGAGGAGAGAATTGTTTGGCAATGGCTGGAAAAGGACCAAAAAAAGAGTTAGAAAGGAAAATAGGTTATGAACAGCtggcaaaaagaaaaacagaaaaaaagaaataaaaggttGGACAAGTGGCAAAGgagaagttaaaaagaaaaaagggttATGAAAAACGAGATGTATGGgaagatgaaaaaaagaataagatgTATGGAAAATGaatagggaaaaaataaaaaaaaaatcaaaaaaatattcaccttgaggacaaggtggttTTTCAAGGGGAGAAAAATGTTAGGATTGCGACATCTATTCTCCATCCAGAAGACAGTTTAAagtagttttattataaatatggtttttaggtttcaaaaaaatgggagaaaaaatatattaggggTTTGTAATTTGGACAGTTAACCTTGGCTGATTAAGAAGTCTTCAGCGCCTTAAATAGTCAGAAAATGAGAGATCTCAGACTTTTTGAACTGTCTGGAATGGGAGGCCTCGAGCTTTtcgaattgttcggtttatccttgtaatcttttgattaatgaaatagttttattttattgtgtatTCTGTGTTTTTATCctctatttttattgaataagaGTTGGGTTTCTAACATAGTCCAATAACATTACCGGATTGATATAGTCTTACAATCTTAGATCAAAGGAttctaaattttcttaaaaaattaaaaggaaaagtaAACACCTAGGAAGCACAAAAAAGTAGGATGTCAAGAATTTTGACATTTCCAAAACATTTCAGGAAATTGAAACACCTCAAAAATGGTACAAAACGTTTCAAGGGCATTTccgaaatttaaaaaatgattgaaatacGTTTCAGGTTTAACACATTTCTTCATAAAAATATGGCTATGTTGCACTATCTATCATCATCTTACGGAGCTTCAAAAAGATTCTTAGCCCGTTCCACCCCATCAGTATGTTAACAAATACACAGGCATCGTCTTAAGCATTGCTGCCACTTCATAAGAATGATAAAGATagaaaagatgataaaaaaagaaataatcaaaaagatCCTTGGCCCATTCCACCCCATGAGTGCGCTAACAAATGCACAGACACTGCCTTAAGCATTGCTACCACTTTATAAGAATGATAAAGATAGAAAAGATGATAAAGAAAGAAACGAGAGCCAATAAAAATAACCTCCGCTATAGTCtaccataattaaaaattgcCCCTCTagttttacaaataataattgttGGCTTCCATAACTTTTGCTGGGTCAAggtcaaaattaacaaataagaaatttaaagatatcccaaatttttaaattttatatatttaaagaaatctcttttatttttaatgtttatatgtTTCTCCACATGTCTATTTCCTATGGTTTTTAGATAATATGTATTCGTGTTTCCACTTTTACATATCTATGTTTTTATGTTTCCGTTTCCACACAACTTAGATAAACACCCATGGCTATGAAAGACATGATTGTTTATATACCCCCGAAAGCTGTTTTATTTGTTGCTTTTCAATTCTCAATTCCCTTAATTTCAAGCTAATGCTATAAATGAAACATCTACTTGAGCATTGTCATACTAAACCTTCCTCTATAGtagagataaaatataaatcgaAGTTGCTactatatgttttaattatcaataagtATATTGCATTTTCATATGAACTTTAAGAGacccacacctcaaaagctaactattgagattgaaaaatctaaagttaTATAAACCCCATATTAAAAGTTCATAATTTCTAATGTGGGATCTAAATCCCAAATCTTACACTTAGCAttctaacataccaccacgttCGGCAGCCTCAGCATCCATATTGACTGGCTATGCGCTAGCTCCCTACTAGCCTCGGGCAAACACTACAATGTCGTCGGCATCATTACCCGCGTCACATGATTGTGACTGAGAGACATGATTATGGCTCTAAGACCAGATGAtatgaaccttaggagaaccatacctcaaaagctagttattAAGATTGGAGAGTCCGAGGGCATATTAACCCCATATTAGAAGTTCAGACTTTTCAATATAagattcaagtctcataccttgcacttagGATCCTAACATATTCCCTAGAACTAGTTCAAGTGGTCCAAACTATTAAACATTATAGATTAAAAATCCAAGGTTTAAGAGAAGTAAGATCATTACCTCTATGTTTACAGAAGTAGTGCAGTATTTCAAATGGACTTGGACCGCTCATCAGGTTTCTCCAGCGCCTCAGCCTCATCTCCACTAGATGAGATTTGAATAGATTCTATTAATACATCAACATCAAAGCTTGTTTTGGAGTCTCTCGCTCTATCATTAACAGCTGGACCTTCCACAGATTCTATCACTCCATCTTCAACAATGCTGATTTGAACTGAATCTTTCACGTCCTGGTTAACTGACACGAATTCAAAAGCTGATCTATCTCCTTCCTCCTTCATCTTAAAACTTTCTTCTAGATTATCAAGATCCAAATTTCTCAGAATTTCAGGAAATGAATAATCACTGTCCTCAGCATGCTTCAATCCCATTTCAATGTCGATTTTCTCCTTTGAGCCAACAATACCTTCAGTAAGAGCCGGTGTGAAAGATCCCATCACTGTATGGTCATCTTCCTCCACAAATGATCGGAAATTGTTCTTTGAAGGTAGGATATTGGAGAAGAAAACATCTTTTAGGTTTCTTGCAATGCCCAGGTGATATGGGTTCTCCTTTTTATCATACCGGAACCGGAAGTTCTCATATGTAGTCTGTACTCATAGAAAATGTGTTAAATAGGTTAGGTTACATAAAAAACTAGTGAGCCCAAGTTCATTAAAAGAATACAGAAAAGGAGAAGCAAATATATATGTTCTAAGGATCTGTTTTGGACTGTCAAAAACACCTGCTGGAGTTTATTGACCAAAAATCTCTGACCAATTTTAGCACAAGACGTATACTTTAGCAATCCAGCAcgtgtaaaaaaaaatacataataaaatccAATAAAAAGGAATAATACAAAACTTGCATATGGGATAAATAGATATGTAACTTTCAACAATAAAAGCTAAAGACTTCTACAAATTTAGTAACCAACAACACAAAACCAAGATGagcttttgaaaaaatttagaattcacTGGCACAACCCAAAAAGCAATACATATGCACCTGTAAGAGGAAAATTGACAAGTATTGTCATGGTACAACCACAATGTTCTCAAAGCCTCAGACCATCATGAATCATATAAATGCAAAATCACATGTTCACATTTCTGtgcatgagaagaaagaaaaggaaatagaAATGTTAATTGAATTACTTCAATGacttgatatttttctttacaagATAATTTCATGCAACAcgtaaatattttaattattaagaaGACTGTATAAAacttcaataaatttataaagtatTTTGTTTTCAGTTATCATTAATTTCAAAGAATCTGAAAAAATAAGACCACCAAAAATATATCCAAATGTAATTGATCATAGAGAGATATTCCAAAGATTTTTTATGTAAGTTAAgtgtaatatttaattcaaagttTTAGTGCAAATCCTTgctaataaattcaaaataagagaattaatataatgttctaatcaattaaacaaaggCAGATACCTAATCAaccaaataaaatcaattaataatcaaaactatatttatagcaataatttgaacaatttattACTCTATTATATTCCCTTAGAGAAGGACCTGGTACATCACAATTATGCTTTACCATCCCTTAGgtgtattttcatatataattccACTATGAATGGCAGCATAAAAGAACTTGCTTCTATTCAATCAACATTAACTAAAGCAAAAGGATAAATTCTTAGGAGGTTCATTCCGGACTATGCAAACAACACACTTTCCACGCAAtgaagaaatagaagaaaagtCAATAAAGCTTTcatgatattaaacaatatattgcTTGTTAAAGCAAATTAcgaaaggaaaaagaatatatcataaatgaaataattgacTTCTCTCTATACGTTGGTAGACAAATCAACTTAAGAATAATGGAGAGAAAACGAAGTAAACTTGGTGGAAGGTCATGCAATTCAttcaattgtttatatattcaCATCTCACAGCATCAAATACAAAGATAAGGAGGGAAGAATATATCTACAATTGGATTGACAAATGATATCTCAGGTAACattgaaataattaatcattacCCCTAAACCTCAAAGTTATTGATGAATGTATCCATGTCATTAGATACCAGTTATACTTTTCtgccaattttttttctttatgaacaTTTCAAAGTTACCTGGTTTGTGCAAATTAGATAGAAATGAAAAACTGAGAGGCCACCAACAAACCAAACAGCAACGAAGCAGTAAGCTATGAGAAAATCTAACAGTATCTCCCTCTTCATAGCCTTCAAAATGTTCTTATGGTGATCAAGAATAGTGACCCAAGAACACACAAAGACATAAACGCACAAGATGGTTGACGTTGATATGAACATGAAGAAGAACCGATAATTGCGCTGCAACCAGATAAAAATGTGAGATCAATAGTAATATCTAACAAGCATGAAATGCTTTAATATCagataaaatttacatatgaaAGAATTCTAATGAATCAATATTGAAGttctgttttccttttttaaatatCGTTTagttttatggttttgtttctCTACCCCACAACATGAGGTTATAATTGTAGGATCTGAAATAATGGATTTCAACTTTTTGTCCAcgtcaataaaaatatagatatatatatttgttgtcTTTTAATCATGGGTTTAATATCACTTTTTGACTATAAATAATATCGGTACTCTTCCTCAAAGACTATTAATTGACCCACTAGACGGAGTTTCAAGAcaattaatatatttcatttaaaaatattgctTGGTGATGGTACAAATGGAGCATGGTAGCTTCACAATTAGCAGGAAACCATGCCAGCAAAGGAACAGTGTGCTAAAAGAAAGCTGCTTAAGGAGATACCTAGGTgtcgaaaaagaaaggaagcACTTGCCATTCTGCAACACACATGCCCACTTTAATGTGAATATCAAAATGAATCATACCATTTGCAAGTGCTATAGCTAGTTAAGTTGGTTTAACCATTCAAATGATGCAAATTCTCAAATAACAGCAGATTCATTAAGTTACACTATAATTCTTCTTGGTTTTATTAGAGGTGCAAAAGAAAGAACCAAAGGCCAAAGACAGAAGACCGTAAGAATTTTAACAGATTTATACACTGTTAAATCCCATATGACAACAATATGGCAACCAGATGTACCAGCTCTTTTAAGAAGAAGATCTACTTTGGCTGCAATTAGATCATTGACGGACCAGTCACAAACATATCAATTTAactaatattgaaataatagcTAAGTTCAAGCCACAACAATTCTTAAAGATGATTAGGGAATAAGAAGACAGGAGTGacagaagatgaaaaagattCAGCCTCCTTCCAAGACAAAAAATGGGTTACCAAAGCCAAGTACATTTTTAGTTCCATCGCTCTAAGTTGATGTTCTTCAGATTATGGTTGATATCTAAGTCCAATAACTAAACACATGACAATTGAATCCTAAAACATTATTTCAACTTTACcaaattgaaattccaaaataCATAGATCTCAGTCCGATTGGTTAGTTGCATGCAAGAAAGTTAAACTTACAATGCCGATGCACTGACCAACCCATGGACAGTGGTGATCAAATCTCTGAACACAATTGTTGCAGATAGAGCAATGAGAAGCACGGGGTGGACGATAAAGTAAACAAGTATCGCAATACTTCACTTTGACAGTGTGGCCATTAACAGTCACATCTTTTGTTCTAGGTAATGTGAGATGAGGAGTTCTATCATTGATCCATTCCATAGATGGGGTTGGGGCATCAAATACTTCATCTGCTTCAGGTGGCTTTGTATTTCTAGGAACTATCCCAGGATCTCTACCAGAAGTCaggaaaagaaataacaaatccTGCAAAAATTTATATTGTCTCAAAAGTAACCAAATTATTCACTAAATGGACAGTTGTGAAaggcataaaaataaaatcgttcaATGATGGTTCCTAAAACTATTTCCATATATGATACAATAGACTATGAGTGgccagaaaagaaagaaatactCATTTCATAGGCCATCTGGAGCACAAAAGAAGCAGTTGACCTGCACACTAAGTACAAATATAGTTTGTCAACTGCCTTTTTCTGCACTCAGGTCTACCAGATAACTGAAGAAAAATGCAATAATTTGGAATCTGAAAACCTTATGACGTCTCTCAGATAAATGTTGTTCACACTTTCAGAAAttctaaaagttttttcttGTCTACTATGGAGGAAGGAAACTGAAACATTAAGTAAAAAAGGGAACAAGATCTGACCCTCTAATCCAAAAAACCATACATACCAGAACAGTGAGGATGGCTCCCAAAATTAGTACCGGATAATGATAACCACCATGACCGTCTTCTATCTTCTTATAGattcttataaaaaaagaaattgcagGGACAGCAATAAGGATAGTAGACAGAAATAATGATGCAACATCAGGACCAAAGATCAGCCTCCCACCACAGAAAAATCTCTGTAAAAACCAAGATTAAAAACAATGAAGCTCTATTTTTGCAAGTGTGTCTTATACATGTTGGCAAATTCTAACAATATTCTAttcaaaaaggaaaacaaaaattaaataaatatataaataaaagtaggTCCTCTAATCAAACAAAAGGCAATttgtcaaataattttcaagcaaaaaattCTATAGATAACCATAGTATGAGCATCAAAACTAATTTACTGTGCTGATTATAAAGAATTATGAATCTGAAATGAAGTGACTCTTCATTCcatcatattaaatatcaacTTTGGATGCAAGAAGCCGCATGAAGTCCGAAATTCAAGTGGCCACATTAATCATGTCAGTATGATTTCAAGAGAGACAAAGGACTGTCCACGTTAATcatatcaaacatcatatttgaaaaaaaaaaattaaggaataCTAGCattgattatataaaacaatatgtaaAGATTATGGCTGATAAATGCATATAGACCAGTCCTCTGCCAAATTCTGTCACAAGATTTAATTTTGTGCAGGTGGTTACCAAATCTAGAACCATGTGCTTGTCTCtaaagagaggaagaagaaagaataatatattGGACAACCAATTTGGGATGTGGCAACTACTTTATTGTCATTCCAGGGTCCTCTACACGAACTCTAATGTCTACTCTAAAGGCAAAATATCTCTCAAGAGAAATTCAATACTTTCTTTGCCTTTCTTCAATAACCAAAGCccaatatatatagtttagcACAAAAAGAAGCACAAGTTAATTCATCATTCTCTTAACCAAAGCAACTTCTATTACccaattaattcattatatataaaaaatatatatatgcaaatcAATGAACAGAGAAACTTATGAAGCACTTTGATCAAATTGatatctaacaaaaaaaatcctagtagtttcaaaattaatcaagaaTCAGATGTAGCTGCAATAGAAATAACTTCATTCTACAAaacaggaaaataaaaaatttagtgtAATGTACATAAGTGTAATTAAACATAGAAATGAGGAGTTCCATAGTAATATCAATAGGTAAGATCAAAATCAGCTTCGCTTGAACGTTTCTGCAAGTCAAATAATCAAACTctacaattcaaaaaaaaaaaaaaaaaaacaagattagACATTAAAAACCCATGATCAAAACCATAATCAATCTTCATTTTTTGACAAATACCCAATCAAAGGACTCCAAAACACGTTCCCAGCACACAAGAGAAATAgaggggaaaagaaaaactCACATTGCTTCCCTTCCAAACTTGATAAAGCCTCTtgggtttat
The genomic region above belongs to Mangifera indica cultivar Alphonso chromosome 15, CATAS_Mindica_2.1, whole genome shotgun sequence and contains:
- the LOC123197971 gene encoding probable protein S-acyltransferase 4 isoform X1 → MAQTLHNDHHHTTNNNKPKRLYQVWKGSNRFFCGGRLIFGPDVASLFLSTILIAVPAISFFIRIYKKIEDGHGGYHYPVLILGAILTVLDLLFLFLTSGRDPGIVPRNTKPPEADEVFDAPTPSMEWINDRTPHLTLPRTKDVTVNGHTVKVKYCDTCLLYRPPRASHCSICNNCVQRFDHHCPWVGQCIGIRNYRFFFMFISTSTILCVYVFVCSWVTILDHHKNILKAMKREILLDFLIAYCFVAVWFVGGLSVFHFYLICTNQTTYENFRFRYDKKENPYHLGIARNLKDVFFSNILPSKNNFRSFVEEDDHTVMGSFTPALTEGIVGSKEKIDIEMGLKHAEDSDYSFPEILRNLDLDNLEESFKMKEEGDRSAFEFVSVNQDVKDSVQISIVEDGVIESVEGPAVNDRARDSKTSFDVDVLIESIQISSSGDEAEALEKPDERSKSI
- the LOC123197971 gene encoding probable protein S-acyltransferase 4 isoform X2, with the translated sequence MELLISMFNYTYRFFCGGRLIFGPDVASLFLSTILIAVPAISFFIRIYKKIEDGHGGYHYPVLILGAILTVLDLLFLFLTSGRDPGIVPRNTKPPEADEVFDAPTPSMEWINDRTPHLTLPRTKDVTVNGHTVKVKYCDTCLLYRPPRASHCSICNNCVQRFDHHCPWVGQCIGIRNYRFFFMFISTSTILCVYVFVCSWVTILDHHKNILKAMKREILLDFLIAYCFVAVWFVGGLSVFHFYLICTNQTTYENFRFRYDKKENPYHLGIARNLKDVFFSNILPSKNNFRSFVEEDDHTVMGSFTPALTEGIVGSKEKIDIEMGLKHAEDSDYSFPEILRNLDLDNLEESFKMKEEGDRSAFEFVSVNQDVKDSVQISIVEDGVIESVEGPAVNDRARDSKTSFDVDVLIESIQISSSGDEAEALEKPDERSKSI